In the genome of Hippoglossus hippoglossus isolate fHipHip1 chromosome 4, fHipHip1.pri, whole genome shotgun sequence, one region contains:
- the si:dkeyp-117h8.4 gene encoding uncharacterized protein si:dkeyp-117h8.4 isoform X1: MDAVFRGGLHENSLLFKRSLDRIVDKYSKLQHRDGGLEIDFANTQPRTLARYMKLSSQELSHLESKSLTDLSNTRAEDITGNSQLEFTLQDDGADDSSASSSSQYSKDDDGMAQSNMTELTVGSLDESEGNFSEMELQPEDQDEELEMSLRRQGSSFVELYPSMISRIETARQRQNLSNAADSVLRRYHRWRQQSREGSHNNTLRHSNPGKMTSGMQHRETSYSPERRQFMTIQSAPRSPLQFSTSRLAWQADQPSPGRERGPPRREQHHSVCAMDLSRHFKTSKPKEVSLNTTYSMSEQLGEKPCTYAGSPSRPRYPTANSSLDLSLRSKRHSLSARSEQAPGCSTYASEVSFAERSDIYSSPVRQSPLKPRMINSLSRSPYAFSRSPRDNSEESFSREPMRRRLMSPSLSSPPQKPIVPQRMPYPQDSRPSLQPQLHSPQSATAGRPRLRRHHSFDSSLPSIGVSYSKKEIDEEFLRLYHKFVCLNKSSFFNSHPCRICARCPEASRANSSSALAALALSPHRSILRKRNRELGWGDHPLSKRSREECYTSSPGSQRHGNEMLRRRLSGSEVCRDDLFYSSSKPSMRNKFSTQQPTADAHQEAGMRQRRPVSAAEFSGLCGSPESSMANGSSPRKWRTRITPAL; the protein is encoded by the exons ATGGACGCGGTCTTTAGAGGAGGACTCCATGAAAACAGCCTTCTATTCAAAAGGTCGCTGGACAGAATCGTGGACAAG TATTCAAAGCTTCAGCACCGGGACGGGGGGCTGGAGATCGACTTCGCAAATACTCAACCCCGAA CACTTGCACGCTACATGAAGCTGTCAAGTCAAGAGCTGAGCCATCTGGAATCAAAG agCCTGACAGATCTGAGCAATACGAGAG CAGAAGACATTACAGGAAACTCTCAG ctgGAGTTCACGTTACAAGATGATGGAGCTGATGATAGTAGTGCATCCTCCAGCAGCCAATATTCCAAGGATGATGATG GGATGGCACAAAGTAACATGACTGAGCTGACTGTTGGCTCATTGGATGAGAGTGAGGGAAACTTTTCTGAAATGGAGCTCCAGCCTGAGGACCAAGATGAGGAACTGGAAATGAGTCTGAGGCGTCAGGGCAGCTCTTTCGTGGAGCTCTACCCCAGCATGATCAGTCGAATAGAAACGGCCCGGCAACGGCAAAATCTCTCCAATGCCGCTGACTCTGTACTGAGGAGGTACCACAGGTGGCGACAGCAGTCGAGGGAAGGCAGTCACAACAACACTCTGAGGCACAGCAACCCAGGAAAGATGACCAGCGGGATGCAGCACAGGGAGACCTCTTACAGCCCAGAGAGAAGGCAGTTCATGACGATTCAATCTGCCCCTCGCTCTCCTTTGCAGTTCTCAACCAGTCGGCTGGCTTGGCAAGCAGATCAGCCATCTCCTGGAAGGGAGAGAGGACCGCCGAGAAGAGAGCAGCACCACTCTGTCTGCGCGATGGACCTCTCTAGACACTTTAAGACCTCTAAACCTAAAGAGGTCTCACTGAATACGACATACTCTATGTCTGAACAGCTTGGAGAAAAGCCTTGCACTTATGCTGGCAGTCCTTCACGGCCTCGCTATCCCACTGCAAACTCATCCTTGGACCTGTCCCTAAGGTCTAAAAGGCATTCTCTCTCTGCACGCTCAGAGCAGGCTCCTGGGTGCTCCACGTACGCATCAGAAGTCTCTTTTGCAGAAAGATCTGATATCTACAGCTCCCCAGTCAGGCAGAGTCCCTTAAAACCTCGGATGATAAACAGCCTTAGTAGATCCCCTTACGCCTTCTCTAGGAGCCCCAGAGATAATTCCGAGGAAAGCTTTTCCCGAGAGCCCATGAGGCGCAGATTGatgtctccttctctgtcctccCCTCCACAGAAGCCTATAGTGCCACAGAGGATGCCTTACCCTCAAGACTCCCGTCCCTCCCTCCAGCCACAGCTGCATTCACCTCAGTCAGCCACAGCAGGTCGTCCCAGGCTTCGGCGCCATCACTCCTTTGACTCCTCCCTGCCATCCATCGGTGTTTCCTACTCCAAGAAGGAGATTGACGAGGAATTCTTGAGACTCTACCACAAGTTTGTCTGCCTGAACAAATCATCTTTCTTTAACAGCCATCCCTGCCGTATCTGCGCAAGGTGCCCTGAGGCCAGCAGAGCAAACTCTTCCTCAGCGTTGGCAGCTCTGGCCTTGTCACCGCACCGCTCCATACTGAGGAAACGCAACAGGGAGTTGGGCTGGGGCGATCATCCCCTGTCCAAGCGCTCTAGGGAAGAGTGCTACACATCCTCCCCAGGGTCCCAACGCCATGGGAATGAAATGCTGAGGCGTCGTCTCTCCGGATCTGAGGTGTGTCGTGATGACCTCTTCTACAGCTCAAGCAAACCCAGCATGCGTAACAAATTCAGCACGCAGCAGCCCACAGCAGACGCTCATCAGGAAGCCGGGATGAGACAGAGACGGCCTGTATCTGCAGCGGAGTTTTCTGGTCTCT gtGGTTCTCCTGAGAGCAGCATGGCAAATGGCTCCTCCCCCAG GAAATGGAGGACACGGATCACACCTGCTCTGTAA
- the si:dkeyp-117h8.4 gene encoding uncharacterized protein si:dkeyp-117h8.4 isoform X3: MDAVFRGGLHENSLLFKRSLDRIVDKYSKLQHRDGGLEIDFANTQPRTLARYMKLSSQELSHLESKSLTDLSNTREDITGNSQLEFTLQDDGADDSSASSSSQYSKDDDGMAQSNMTELTVGSLDESEGNFSEMELQPEDQDEELEMSLRRQGSSFVELYPSMISRIETARQRQNLSNAADSVLRRYHRWRQQSREGSHNNTLRHSNPGKMTSGMQHRETSYSPERRQFMTIQSAPRSPLQFSTSRLAWQADQPSPGRERGPPRREQHHSVCAMDLSRHFKTSKPKEVSLNTTYSMSEQLGEKPCTYAGSPSRPRYPTANSSLDLSLRSKRHSLSARSEQAPGCSTYASEVSFAERSDIYSSPVRQSPLKPRMINSLSRSPYAFSRSPRDNSEESFSREPMRRRLMSPSLSSPPQKPIVPQRMPYPQDSRPSLQPQLHSPQSATAGRPRLRRHHSFDSSLPSIGVSYSKKEIDEEFLRLYHKFVCLNKSSFFNSHPCRICARCPEASRANSSSALAALALSPHRSILRKRNRELGWGDHPLSKRSREECYTSSPGSQRHGNEMLRRRLSGSEVCRDDLFYSSSKPSMRNKFSTQQPTADAHQEAGMRQRRPVSAAEFSGLCGSPESSMANGSSPRKWRTRITPAL, translated from the exons ATGGACGCGGTCTTTAGAGGAGGACTCCATGAAAACAGCCTTCTATTCAAAAGGTCGCTGGACAGAATCGTGGACAAG TATTCAAAGCTTCAGCACCGGGACGGGGGGCTGGAGATCGACTTCGCAAATACTCAACCCCGAA CACTTGCACGCTACATGAAGCTGTCAAGTCAAGAGCTGAGCCATCTGGAATCAAAG agCCTGACAGATCTGAGCAATACGAGAG AAGACATTACAGGAAACTCTCAG ctgGAGTTCACGTTACAAGATGATGGAGCTGATGATAGTAGTGCATCCTCCAGCAGCCAATATTCCAAGGATGATGATG GGATGGCACAAAGTAACATGACTGAGCTGACTGTTGGCTCATTGGATGAGAGTGAGGGAAACTTTTCTGAAATGGAGCTCCAGCCTGAGGACCAAGATGAGGAACTGGAAATGAGTCTGAGGCGTCAGGGCAGCTCTTTCGTGGAGCTCTACCCCAGCATGATCAGTCGAATAGAAACGGCCCGGCAACGGCAAAATCTCTCCAATGCCGCTGACTCTGTACTGAGGAGGTACCACAGGTGGCGACAGCAGTCGAGGGAAGGCAGTCACAACAACACTCTGAGGCACAGCAACCCAGGAAAGATGACCAGCGGGATGCAGCACAGGGAGACCTCTTACAGCCCAGAGAGAAGGCAGTTCATGACGATTCAATCTGCCCCTCGCTCTCCTTTGCAGTTCTCAACCAGTCGGCTGGCTTGGCAAGCAGATCAGCCATCTCCTGGAAGGGAGAGAGGACCGCCGAGAAGAGAGCAGCACCACTCTGTCTGCGCGATGGACCTCTCTAGACACTTTAAGACCTCTAAACCTAAAGAGGTCTCACTGAATACGACATACTCTATGTCTGAACAGCTTGGAGAAAAGCCTTGCACTTATGCTGGCAGTCCTTCACGGCCTCGCTATCCCACTGCAAACTCATCCTTGGACCTGTCCCTAAGGTCTAAAAGGCATTCTCTCTCTGCACGCTCAGAGCAGGCTCCTGGGTGCTCCACGTACGCATCAGAAGTCTCTTTTGCAGAAAGATCTGATATCTACAGCTCCCCAGTCAGGCAGAGTCCCTTAAAACCTCGGATGATAAACAGCCTTAGTAGATCCCCTTACGCCTTCTCTAGGAGCCCCAGAGATAATTCCGAGGAAAGCTTTTCCCGAGAGCCCATGAGGCGCAGATTGatgtctccttctctgtcctccCCTCCACAGAAGCCTATAGTGCCACAGAGGATGCCTTACCCTCAAGACTCCCGTCCCTCCCTCCAGCCACAGCTGCATTCACCTCAGTCAGCCACAGCAGGTCGTCCCAGGCTTCGGCGCCATCACTCCTTTGACTCCTCCCTGCCATCCATCGGTGTTTCCTACTCCAAGAAGGAGATTGACGAGGAATTCTTGAGACTCTACCACAAGTTTGTCTGCCTGAACAAATCATCTTTCTTTAACAGCCATCCCTGCCGTATCTGCGCAAGGTGCCCTGAGGCCAGCAGAGCAAACTCTTCCTCAGCGTTGGCAGCTCTGGCCTTGTCACCGCACCGCTCCATACTGAGGAAACGCAACAGGGAGTTGGGCTGGGGCGATCATCCCCTGTCCAAGCGCTCTAGGGAAGAGTGCTACACATCCTCCCCAGGGTCCCAACGCCATGGGAATGAAATGCTGAGGCGTCGTCTCTCCGGATCTGAGGTGTGTCGTGATGACCTCTTCTACAGCTCAAGCAAACCCAGCATGCGTAACAAATTCAGCACGCAGCAGCCCACAGCAGACGCTCATCAGGAAGCCGGGATGAGACAGAGACGGCCTGTATCTGCAGCGGAGTTTTCTGGTCTCT gtGGTTCTCCTGAGAGCAGCATGGCAAATGGCTCCTCCCCCAG GAAATGGAGGACACGGATCACACCTGCTCTGTAA
- the si:dkeyp-117h8.4 gene encoding uncharacterized protein si:dkeyp-117h8.4 isoform X2, translated as MDAVFRGGLHENSLLFKRSLDRIVDKYSKLQHRDGGLEIDFANTQPRTLARYMKLSSQELSHLESKSLTDLSNTRAEDITGNSQLEFTLQDDGADDSSASSSSQYSKDDDGMAQSNMTELTVGSLDESEGNFSEMELQPEDQDEELEMSLRRQGSSFVELYPSMISRIETARQRQNLSNAADSVLRRYHRWRQQSREGSHNNTLRHSNPGKMTSGMQHRETSYSPERRQFMTIQSAPRSPLQFSTSRLAWQADQPSPGRERGPPRREQHHSVCAMDLSRHFKTSKPKEVSLNTTYSMSEQLGEKPCTYAGSPSRPRYPTANSSLDLSLRSKRHSLSARSEQAPGCSTYASEVSFAERSDIYSSPVRQSPLKPRMINSLSRSPYAFSRSPRDNSEESFSREPMRRRLMSPSLSSPPQKPIVPQRMPYPQDSRPSLQPQLHSPQSATAGRPRLRRHHSFDSSLPSIGVSYSKKEIDEEFLRLYHKFVCLNKSSFFNSHPCRICARCPEASRANSSSALAALALSPHRSILRKRNRELGWGDHPLSKRSREECYTSSPGSQRHGNEMLRRRLSGSEVCRDDLFYSSSKPSMRNKFSTQQPTADAHQEAGMRQRRPVSAAEFSGLCSPESSMANGSSPRKWRTRITPAL; from the exons ATGGACGCGGTCTTTAGAGGAGGACTCCATGAAAACAGCCTTCTATTCAAAAGGTCGCTGGACAGAATCGTGGACAAG TATTCAAAGCTTCAGCACCGGGACGGGGGGCTGGAGATCGACTTCGCAAATACTCAACCCCGAA CACTTGCACGCTACATGAAGCTGTCAAGTCAAGAGCTGAGCCATCTGGAATCAAAG agCCTGACAGATCTGAGCAATACGAGAG CAGAAGACATTACAGGAAACTCTCAG ctgGAGTTCACGTTACAAGATGATGGAGCTGATGATAGTAGTGCATCCTCCAGCAGCCAATATTCCAAGGATGATGATG GGATGGCACAAAGTAACATGACTGAGCTGACTGTTGGCTCATTGGATGAGAGTGAGGGAAACTTTTCTGAAATGGAGCTCCAGCCTGAGGACCAAGATGAGGAACTGGAAATGAGTCTGAGGCGTCAGGGCAGCTCTTTCGTGGAGCTCTACCCCAGCATGATCAGTCGAATAGAAACGGCCCGGCAACGGCAAAATCTCTCCAATGCCGCTGACTCTGTACTGAGGAGGTACCACAGGTGGCGACAGCAGTCGAGGGAAGGCAGTCACAACAACACTCTGAGGCACAGCAACCCAGGAAAGATGACCAGCGGGATGCAGCACAGGGAGACCTCTTACAGCCCAGAGAGAAGGCAGTTCATGACGATTCAATCTGCCCCTCGCTCTCCTTTGCAGTTCTCAACCAGTCGGCTGGCTTGGCAAGCAGATCAGCCATCTCCTGGAAGGGAGAGAGGACCGCCGAGAAGAGAGCAGCACCACTCTGTCTGCGCGATGGACCTCTCTAGACACTTTAAGACCTCTAAACCTAAAGAGGTCTCACTGAATACGACATACTCTATGTCTGAACAGCTTGGAGAAAAGCCTTGCACTTATGCTGGCAGTCCTTCACGGCCTCGCTATCCCACTGCAAACTCATCCTTGGACCTGTCCCTAAGGTCTAAAAGGCATTCTCTCTCTGCACGCTCAGAGCAGGCTCCTGGGTGCTCCACGTACGCATCAGAAGTCTCTTTTGCAGAAAGATCTGATATCTACAGCTCCCCAGTCAGGCAGAGTCCCTTAAAACCTCGGATGATAAACAGCCTTAGTAGATCCCCTTACGCCTTCTCTAGGAGCCCCAGAGATAATTCCGAGGAAAGCTTTTCCCGAGAGCCCATGAGGCGCAGATTGatgtctccttctctgtcctccCCTCCACAGAAGCCTATAGTGCCACAGAGGATGCCTTACCCTCAAGACTCCCGTCCCTCCCTCCAGCCACAGCTGCATTCACCTCAGTCAGCCACAGCAGGTCGTCCCAGGCTTCGGCGCCATCACTCCTTTGACTCCTCCCTGCCATCCATCGGTGTTTCCTACTCCAAGAAGGAGATTGACGAGGAATTCTTGAGACTCTACCACAAGTTTGTCTGCCTGAACAAATCATCTTTCTTTAACAGCCATCCCTGCCGTATCTGCGCAAGGTGCCCTGAGGCCAGCAGAGCAAACTCTTCCTCAGCGTTGGCAGCTCTGGCCTTGTCACCGCACCGCTCCATACTGAGGAAACGCAACAGGGAGTTGGGCTGGGGCGATCATCCCCTGTCCAAGCGCTCTAGGGAAGAGTGCTACACATCCTCCCCAGGGTCCCAACGCCATGGGAATGAAATGCTGAGGCGTCGTCTCTCCGGATCTGAGGTGTGTCGTGATGACCTCTTCTACAGCTCAAGCAAACCCAGCATGCGTAACAAATTCAGCACGCAGCAGCCCACAGCAGACGCTCATCAGGAAGCCGGGATGAGACAGAGACGGCCTGTATCTGCAGCGGAGTTTTCTGGTCTCT GTTCTCCTGAGAGCAGCATGGCAAATGGCTCCTCCCCCAG GAAATGGAGGACACGGATCACACCTGCTCTGTAA